TCGGCTGTTGCGCCATCGCTGGCGGGAATTTTTGCATTGATCGAGCAGCAGCTTGGAGGTGGTACTACTGGCAGGCTAGGGAATATCAATCCAATGGTCTATGGACTGGCGAATGGTCAGTTTGCCAGCAGCGTCTTTCACGACATCACGAGCGGCAATAATAATTCCTCGTGTCAGCTGGGCACTACAGACTGCCCGAGTGGAGGGTCAATCGGCTACAGCGCAGGTACGGGCTACGATCTGACGACTGGCTGGGGTTCTTTGGACGTAGCGAATCTCGCCGCGAAGTGGAGCTCGGCGACGCCGACCGGAACTACCAGTACTACAGGTACGGCGCTCTCGAATACCACGGTCACAGCAACGAATAATGGCAACACTTGCGGTGTCTCGGGTGCTCTCAATCTTACGATTACGGTGACCAATGCTAGCACCAGTACGTCATTAGGGGCTCCGACAGGAAACGTCCAGATCGTGCTTGATGGCAAGCCGATCTCTGGAGCGGTCGTCACGCTCAGCAATGGGACAGTATCCTACTCCTTTACCAACAGCCAGATCTCAGGGAGCCACAAGGTCGGAGCGGTTTACCTGGGGGATAGTACATACTCTGGCTCGCAGGGAACATTGGCGGCGGATTTTACCTACTCGAATCAATCTGATTTTTCTTTGTCGCCCTGCACGAATAACACTACGGTCGCTTCGGGAGCAACAGCTTCAGGGATCACCTTTACGGTAGCCTCTCTGAATGGCTTCAACGGTCCGGTGACTTTCAATGTTGTTGCGACTTCATCCATTGCCGCATCCTATTCGTTCTCGGCTTCGTCGGTGAATCTCGCGGCGGGTGCTTCTGGTACATCAACTCTGACGATAACCGCATCGCAGACGACGACAACTACATCGAGTTTGCGTAAAAATGATCGCCCGGGTTCGCGCTGGTATGTGGCTGGATCTGGGATAACTCTGGCAGGACTTCTCTTCTTCGTTATGCCTAAGCGCCGTCGCTTTACGCCACTTCTTGTGTTGCTGCTCTCTATGGGAGCTTTCAGCATCTCTGGATGTGGTGGGGGCAGCAGTAGCAGTAACAACAATAATCCCACACCGGGTGGGACAACGAAGAATGCTACCGCTGGAACCTACATCCTGGATGTGACGGCGACGGCGTCGAACGGACTTGTTCACACTTCAACCATCACGTTGAAGGTGCAGTAGGGTCATGGATGTCATCTCCTATTGGGAGGTGACATCCAGTCAATCGCCAGAAGGTTTTCTGACAAGAATCTTTTCTTCAGTCGAATCGGTGACAAGACTCATTAAGTAATCCTGAGCAGCGAATGATTCACCGCTCTTTAGTGCACGGATATACTCTCCATTTGGTTGTAGCAACCGAGCCTTTGTGTTGTCTTTCAGGTAGGAAGCTAAGATCTCGTCACGCAGACGTTTCTTGAGGTCGGGTTGTGCGATGGGAAAGACGACTTCGCATCGCTCCACCAGGTTTCTTGGCATCCAGTCGGCACTGCCGCAATAGAGCTCCTCTTCGCCGCCGTTTTTAAAATGAAAAATACGGCTATGTTCCAGAAATCTTCCGACGATGCTTCGAACGCGTATCTTTTCGCTGAGGCCCTTCACTCCCGGTCGTAGCGAGCACGTTCCACGGACAATCAGATCAATCTCCACGCCTGCCTGTGAAGCCTTGTAAAGCGTCTCGACTGTGCGTTGATCCAGAAGGCCATTCATCTTCGCGATAATACCCGAGGGATGCCCGGCCTTCGCATGCTCGGTTTCGCGCTCAATCAGACCGATGAGCTTGTCCGCCAATGTGAGTGGAGCCACGAGGAGTGGGTCGTAACTTGTGGATTCCGTCTCGGCGGTCAGGTAATTGAAGACCTTCTGCACAGCAGAGGTTAGTTCGATGCGTGAGGTGAGCAGGCTGATGTCAGTGTAAAAGCGGGCGGTGACTGGGTTGTAGTTTCCAGTTCCGAGATGAGCATAACGCCGCACTATTCCATCAGGATCGCGGCGAACCAGCAGGGCGAGTTTGCAATGAGTTTTGAAGCCATAGATGCCGTGATAGACACCAACGCCTGCGTCTTCCAATTCACGTGCCCAGCGGATGTTGGAGTCTTCATCGAAACGCGCCATCAGCTCGACGACAACGGTCACATCTTTGCTTTGGGCCGCTTCAATCAAGGAGCGAAAGATGGGAGAGTCCTTACTGGTACGGTACAGCGTTTGCTTAATGGAAATGACATTTGGATCGATCGCACCAGCTTCGATAAATTCCTCGACGGTAGAGTAGGAGTCGAAGGGATGATGGAGCAGAACGTCTCTCTTTCGTAGTTCATCGAAGATATCTGTGCTTTTGGGGCTGAGCCTGAACTCCTTGCCGGAGAAGACGGGAAACTTTAGCGCCGGCCTTTTGACTTCGGAATACAGATTCATTAGTCGAGAGAGATTGACGGGACCGTCGGTTTTGTAGACCTGCCAGGGTTCGAGCTCGAAGTTTATGCGCAGCCGCTCGACGATCTCCTCAGGCGCGCTGCTTTCAATCTCGAGTCGCACGGCGTCGCCTTTGCGGCGATTGTGCAGCTCCGAACGCACGCTCTCCAGCACAGAACGCGACTCTTCTTCCTGCATATAAAGATTGCTATTGCGAGTCACGCGAAAGGGAACGCGGGTCAGGACTTCATATCCGCGAAACATCTTTTCTACCTGTGATTCGATCAGCTCGTGCAGCATGATGAAGTCGTAATAGCCGTCTTCACTGGGCAGAACGATCAGGCGGGGAAGGGAACGCGGGACGGTTACAACGCCCAAAGAAGGTACCGTATTGCGCGAACGATCGCTACGCTTCCTCTTATAACGCAGGAGCAGAGCAAGGCAGAGTGCCTTGTTCAAGACACGCGGGAAGGGATGCGAAGGGTCGATTGTCACGGGAGTGAGGAGGGGATCGACTTCATCGATATAGAACTGCGATGCATGCGCGCGGGCAGGCTCGCTGAGCTCTCCCCAACGCAGGACCCTAATCTTCTCCTTGTGCATGGCTGGGAGAAGGAGCTGGTTCCAGCAATGATATTGAGCAGCTACAAACTCAGCCATCTGCTTGCTGATGAGATCCAGACGCTCCTCAGGGGTCAGACCACCTTCATCCGGAAATGGCTGGTGGAAGCCTTCTTCGAGCCTTTGGAGTGTTCCAGCTACCCGAATCTCAAAGAACTCATCCAGGTTGCTGGCTGTAATTGCAAGAAATTTCACGCGCTCGAGGAGGGGGTTTTCAGGGTCCTGCGCTTCTTCGAGCACACGTTGATTGAACTTGAGCCAAGACTCGTCGCGGTTGAGAAAATAGCTCTCTACAGGCTTTGTGGACGCCGAAGACTTCCGTTGGGCAGAGCCTTTTAGGCTTGCAGCTGTGGATCGTTTCTCCGTGCTCATACAGGTCTATGAGATTACCCTACATTGTCGAGCGCAGTGTAAATAACCGGCAAATGTCGGTTATCAAAAAATATCTCTTGATCCATACAATATTCCTCTCCCCTTATACGTCCTTGCAAGAGATGCCTGAGACACCCATCGATAGTTGGAGAATTACGGAGCAGAACCGGCTCTTCTCTGAGGCTATGGAGCGGAACTGGCCCAGGCTGCGCAATTTCTTGCACCGATACGCCAGAGATACAGGAGAGGCAGAAGACATCCTGCAAGATGTCTTTTATGAACTGCTCGAGGCCTATCGCATGATGAAACCGATTGAGCATGTCAGCAGTTGGCTCTTTCGGGTGGCGCGGAATCGCGTGGTGGACCTGTTTCGGAAGAGAAAAGCTGCGTCGTTGAGTGAACCTGCTATGGCTGAGGATGATAGCTCATCCTTGACCCTGGAAGACCTCCTACCTTCCCCAGACGAAGGACCGGATGCGATTTATGCGCGCATGATCATGTTGGAGGCAATCGAAGATGCCATTGAAGAATTGCCGAAGGAGCAACGCGAAATCTTTATTGCTCACGAGGTGATGGGGGTCAGTTTCAAAGACTATGCCGCTGAGACGGGAGTTGGAGTGAACACCCTTCTTTCGCGAAAACGTTACGCGGTGTTGTCTCTGCGGCAGCGCCTCCAATCTCTGTATGACGAGGTTGCAGGAGAAAAATGAAAGATCAGAGTTGTGTGGTCAGGAGAAAGCGATGAATCCATATCGAATGCAAAAGATAATGAAAGTAGCCCTGCTGGTATTGGTTATTGCCACTGCGCTGGGATTTTTGGTGAAGGGGTTGTGGAATGCGTTGATGCCGGGGCTCTTCGGTTTGCACCCTCTCACCTTCTGGCAGGCGCTGGGACTGCTTTTGCTTTCTAAACTTCTCTTTGGCGGCTTTCGCCCAGGCCCTGGAGGCCGGGGACGCTGGAAGCGACGCTTTCGGGAGCGTTGGGAGCAGATGAGTCCAGAGGAACGCGAACGGTTCCGGCAGGGAATGCGCTGTGACCGCCGTCCATTTGGCAGGCCAATCGAACCCTGATTTTTTATTGCGGGAGCAGCCATGACTTCAGGAGATTTGTCGATGAGCTGGAAAGAGATTCCTAAGACAACCTTTGAGCTGTCTGGACACTCTACCGAAGAGAGAATCGCAGAGCTTGAGATGGAAAATACGCGGTTACAACGATTAGTGGCAGAGTTGCTTCTTAAAAATCAGCAGTTGCGGAAACAGGAGGCATGATGCGAATTATGCTTCCTGTTGTTCCCACTGGAATCCTTCTATATTCTTAGTTGGCCGTCTGCGATCGGCACGGCAGGAGAGACGAATGAACATTAAGAAGTCCGGGATCTTTGCACTGGCGTTGGCAACCACACTCACCCTGACTGCAGTTGCTCAGGATGCTTCACAGGATATGAAGAAGGCAGGAGCGGAAACGAAGTCTGCCACCAAAGATGCAGCGCACGGTATCACCAAGGGCACGAAGAAGGCCTATCATAAGACTGCTGAGGGGACAGAGAAAGCCTACGACAAGACAGCCGAAGGGACGAAGAAGGCTTATCACAAGACCACTGATGGTACGAAGAAGGCTGCTGACACGGTTACAGGAAAGTAGTTGTCGCAACCACAGTTACGCGAAAATGGCCTGTTCTTCGATGGGCCATTTTCAGTTTAATACTGGGCGGGATGAGATGTGGGTTTCCATAATAACTGGGCGGAGAGCGTCACGAGTGCAGTCCAGTAGAGATCGGCTCCCAGAAGGTGCACGATCTGCATCCACGTTGGCGCCAGCAAGACGATATCCAGCACCCCCAGCGCGAACTGTATTCCAAGCAAGATGAGAACAAGAGTTGCGAGACGATTTGCGCCTACCCGTTTCGCTTGCGTGATGATCCAGATCACAAAGGCTGCAGCGATGAAAGCGCTCAGTGGATGCACGCCGCGCAATCGAAGCAGCAGAGGAGAGCTTGAAGAGAGATCTTGCTCGATTGCTGCGCGCAGACTGGAGACAGGGAAGAGAGTGTCACCAAGAGCTGCCAGCGACCCGCTAACGCCTACGACGATGGTGGCGACCAATCCAATCACGATCCATGTAGCTCTGGCTCCACGCAGCCGCAGATGGCGTGTCAGCTGGCCGGTCTTCAACATGACGGCTGTCAGGGTCAAGGCTCCGAGCAGCAGAAGAGTATTGCTCAAGTGAATGGACAACATTACAACGCGGCCAACAGACTGGTTGCCGGTCACATAACCCAGTTTGACTAGTAGTGCGCCGAGAATCGCTTCATTGACCAGTAGGATTGTCGAGGCTACGGCCATTAGGCGTGCAGCCTGGCCTTTGATCGTTGAGCGAAAGGTCCAGATGAGTAGTGCTGGTACAAAGAAGATTGCTCCGCCGGTCATGCACCGGTGTGTGAACTCGATGATGGTATCGGCGCGCGGTGAGAGTGGAATGACCTGCCCATTACACAGTGGCCAGTGATTCCCGCAGCCTGCCCCTGATCCTGTGGCACGCACCAGTGCACCCCACAGGATCACGAGAATGTTGTACGCCACCACAAACCATGCATAACGCACCAAAGCGTGGGGAGCCTGCCTGACCGATGCCGCAGTTGTGGTAGCCATACAGATATTGTACGAGCGTTAAGTCCTAGCCGTTGGCCAGTTCTCTCGCCCGCTGGGTAGCCCGTTTGACAGCCTTGATGAGAGTTACACGTAACCCGCCCTCTTCCAGCTCGAGGATTCCGTCCACGGTACAGCCAGCGGGTGTTGTGACCGCATCCTTCAGCAATGCAGGGTGATAGCCAGTCTCGAGCACCATGCGGGCCGAGCCCAGGGTCGTTTGCGCTGCCAGCAACGTGGCGACATCGCGAGGCAGGCCAACGTTGACTCCGGCCTCTGCCAGGGCCTCGATAATGATGTATATGTAGGCTGGTCCCGAACCGGAAAGGCCGGTTACCGCGTCCATGTGCTTTTCATCGACGACAACGGTGCGTCCAACGGTCTGGAAAACCTTCTGGGCGATGAGCATCTGCTCTTCGGAGACGAATCTGCCCGGGCATAGAGCTGTAACGCCGGCTGCCAGCATAGAAGGCGTATTTGGCATAGCGCGAACTACAGCAAGATCATGTCCTGCGGCCTCTTCAATGCTATGGGTCTTTACCGAGGCGGCGATCGAGAGAATCGTCTTCTCTGGCGATAGCGCGGGGCGAATGTGTTGAATCAGCGCGGGGACCTGTGCAGGTTTGACTCCAAGCAGAATCACATCTGCCTGTTTGGCCGCTTCAAGGTTATCTGTTGTCACATCGATGCCATACTGGGCCGAAAGCGCCTGAGCGCGATCTGGATGGTGAACAGTGGCAAAGATCTGGTCCGGCCCAAGAAGGTTGTTCTTCAAAAAGGCCTGCAGAAGGATGCCTCCCATCTTGCCTGTGCCGAGAATAGCCACGCGCAATTGAGGCATCGCCGGAGTCGGCGCTACAACTTCGTACGTTTCGTCGCTCATTTCAAAAGGCTATCAGACATGGCTGTATTACTTCTTCTGAGCGGCGATCCAGGCGTCCACCTGCTTCTCCAGAAGATCCATGGGTAACGCACCCGAATCCAGTACAACATCGTGGAAGGCTTTGAGATCGAACTTTGGTCCAAGAGCAGTCTGCGCCTTCTGGCGTAGCTCAAGAATCTTCAATTGCCCCATCTTGTATCCCAGTGCTTGGCCTGGCCACGCGATGTAGCGGTCGACCTCAGCCTGGATGTTCGGTTCGTCGATGGCTGAGTGATCATGGAAGTAGTCGACCATCTGCTGACGGGTCCAGTGCTTGTAATGAACACCGGTATCGACTACCAGCCGGATGGCGCGCCAGATATCGGCTTCAAGGCGACCGTAGTCGCTATAGGGATCCTGGTAGAAGCCAATCTCTTTGCCTAGTCGTTCACTGTACAGGCCCCATCCTTCGGTGTAGGCGGTGAAGTATTCCTGTTTGCGGAACTCCGGAAGGCCAGTTAGTTCCTGTGCGATCGAGATCTGGAGATGATGCCCGGGAACGCCCTCGTGGTAGGCCACTGCTTCTACTGATGCGAGAGAGCGGTCAGCAAAGTTGTAAGTGTTGATGTAGACACGTCCGGGCCGTTTACCATCCGGGCTGCCGGGATCGTAATATGCCGCCGCCTGATCTTTCTCGATATAAGCCGGTACGGGAACAACCTCAAGCTTCGCCTTGGGCAGAGTTCCGAACAATTGCGGCAGCTTCGGCTGCATCTGCGCGATGTAGTTCTTATAAGAATCGATTAAAGCTTCCTTCGATGTCGGATGCAGCTTGGGATTGGTTTTCATCGCCGCGCTGAAGCTCTTGATGTCCTGGAAACCAAGCTTCTTGACGATGACGAGCATCTCGGCCTCGTCTCGTTTCACCTGCTCGAGACCGATCTCATGGATCTCCTCGGGAGACTTATCCATGGTCGTGCTCTGGCGAACACGGAAAGCGTAATAAGCGTCTCCATCGGGCAGCGACCATACGCCGGGCTCCTTACGTCCAGCAGGAACGTATTGCGCCTTTAGAAAGCGAGCGAAACGCGCATAGGTAGGAAGCACCGTGGTGACGATGGCCTGCGCCATTTCCTGCGTGATTCGCTGACGATCAGGTGTGCTGATCGATGCGGGGAACTTCTTGAGCGGCGCTGCGAACGGGCTCTCTTCCGGCTTCTGGTTTGCGATTGCCTCGGTTTGAGCGACGACCTTCTCAAGCAGGTAGGCAGGCGGGACGCGGCCTTCATCCATTCCTAGTTGCATGTCGGTCATATTCTGCGAGAAGACGGTAGGAATCTTCTTCAGTCGGGTGATGTAGTCGTCATAGTCTTTTACGGTCTCGAAGGTGAGATTGTTGACCAGTTGCACGATATCGGTATGGAAGCCGCTAAACTGATTGACCGGCATCTCCCATTCCTTGAAACGGGCAGCCTCTTGAGCATCTGTCAGGTCACGAATCATCAGATCGCGGGAGAGAATCTCCTGCGACTTCAGGCCGGTTGTATCGATTGCGCCCAGGCGATCGATGAAGACGCGACCACGGGCAAGGGAGGCATTGACCTCCTGCACGGAGTAGTCGCTCCATTGGTCGTTGTACCGTTTGTCGCCGAGGAAGGACGCAAACTCGGGGGAGTGCTTCAGCCGGTCCTGCCATATCTCGTCCAGCAGTGAGGCGAGAGCTTTACTCCGCTCTTCGACGGTCTGTGGCTGATCCTGCGCGGTAGCAACGGCGGTGGCTTGTGCCCATGACGTGGAGGGGAGGAGATTGCCTGATCCAAAGACCAAAAGACCAGCTGCTACACGAACCGCGACCGATGAAAGCTTTTTCATGCACACCTCAATGTTTCATGGGTCAGTGTATCGCGCTAAAAGGTTCAGTTCTGGGGCTGAAGCCTCTGTTCGGAAGAGCCTTCCAGCATCCGGTAGAGAGTTGACCGGCTGATGCCGAGAATTTCTGCTGCTCGAACCTTGTTTCCAGAGCAGTCGCTCAGTACGCGCAGTACGTGCTGGTCGATCACATCCTGCAATTTGAGGGTGCTTCCGGCTTTCCGCAAATCCGATGATTGGACGGCTGTGCTCGCGCTCGGAGATAGAGATAGGTCCTCAGGATTGAGCGTTGTTCCACTGCATTGCAGAACGCCATTGTGGATAACATTTTCCAGCTCTCGTACATTGCCTGGCCAAGAGTGCGTCAGCAGTCTCTCCCAGGCCTCAGGAGCAATCTCTTCGATCTGTCTCTCATACTGGATTGAGAATTTCTCCAGAAAATGTTTTGCCAGGGAGGGAAGATCCTCCATCCTTCGTCGGAGAGGCTCCAGGGGAATTTCGATCGCCAGGCGATGGTAGAGGTCATGACGAAAGAGCCCGGCGGCCGCCATCCCTCGCAGGTCCTGAGTGCTCGAGACAATCAGCTTGGTTCCGGTTCGCTGGTCGAGAATCCTCAGGAAACCCTTCTGCGCCTCAATCGGTATCTCTTCGATGCCAGCGATGAAGAGTGTTCCTTGTATGGCTTTCTCCAGCATGGAGCGAAGCAGGGAGGGATCTTCAGCCAGCACAGAGGCATGGCAGAGCAGAAACTGTTCATCGGCGCGACTGCTTCTGGCGTGCAGAGCGCGCGCGACGCGCTCTTTGCCTGTTCCGGTTTCGCCGCGGACCAGCACGGTCCGGAAGTGTGGCCCGATACGCTCAATCTGCAGGCGGACGCGCTGTGTTGATGCGCTATCTCCGATTAGCGTTGGAGCATTGTCGTGTGGGTTATCTGAAACGCGGGTTAAAGCCGAGAGAGACATGCTGTTCTCTCTATCGGCGCAATGGACTTAGGCTTGAGAAAAATTG
This portion of the Edaphobacter sp. 4G125 genome encodes:
- a CDS encoding DUF885 domain-containing protein gives rise to the protein MKKLSSVAVRVAAGLLVFGSGNLLPSTSWAQATAVATAQDQPQTVEERSKALASLLDEIWQDRLKHSPEFASFLGDKRYNDQWSDYSVQEVNASLARGRVFIDRLGAIDTTGLKSQEILSRDLMIRDLTDAQEAARFKEWEMPVNQFSGFHTDIVQLVNNLTFETVKDYDDYITRLKKIPTVFSQNMTDMQLGMDEGRVPPAYLLEKVVAQTEAIANQKPEESPFAAPLKKFPASISTPDRQRITQEMAQAIVTTVLPTYARFARFLKAQYVPAGRKEPGVWSLPDGDAYYAFRVRQSTTMDKSPEEIHEIGLEQVKRDEAEMLVIVKKLGFQDIKSFSAAMKTNPKLHPTSKEALIDSYKNYIAQMQPKLPQLFGTLPKAKLEVVPVPAYIEKDQAAAYYDPGSPDGKRPGRVYINTYNFADRSLASVEAVAYHEGVPGHHLQISIAQELTGLPEFRKQEYFTAYTEGWGLYSERLGKEIGFYQDPYSDYGRLEADIWRAIRLVVDTGVHYKHWTRQQMVDYFHDHSAIDEPNIQAEVDRYIAWPGQALGYKMGQLKILELRQKAQTALGPKFDLKAFHDVVLDSGALPMDLLEKQVDAWIAAQKK
- the ppk1 gene encoding polyphosphate kinase 1 → MSTEKRSTAASLKGSAQRKSSASTKPVESYFLNRDESWLKFNQRVLEEAQDPENPLLERVKFLAITASNLDEFFEIRVAGTLQRLEEGFHQPFPDEGGLTPEERLDLISKQMAEFVAAQYHCWNQLLLPAMHKEKIRVLRWGELSEPARAHASQFYIDEVDPLLTPVTIDPSHPFPRVLNKALCLALLLRYKRKRSDRSRNTVPSLGVVTVPRSLPRLIVLPSEDGYYDFIMLHELIESQVEKMFRGYEVLTRVPFRVTRNSNLYMQEEESRSVLESVRSELHNRRKGDAVRLEIESSAPEEIVERLRINFELEPWQVYKTDGPVNLSRLMNLYSEVKRPALKFPVFSGKEFRLSPKSTDIFDELRKRDVLLHHPFDSYSTVEEFIEAGAIDPNVISIKQTLYRTSKDSPIFRSLIEAAQSKDVTVVVELMARFDEDSNIRWARELEDAGVGVYHGIYGFKTHCKLALLVRRDPDGIVRRYAHLGTGNYNPVTARFYTDISLLTSRIELTSAVQKVFNYLTAETESTSYDPLLVAPLTLADKLIGLIERETEHAKAGHPSGIIAKMNGLLDQRTVETLYKASQAGVEIDLIVRGTCSLRPGVKGLSEKIRVRSIVGRFLEHSRIFHFKNGGEEELYCGSADWMPRNLVERCEVVFPIAQPDLKKRLRDEILASYLKDNTKARLLQPNGEYIRALKSGESFAAQDYLMSLVTDSTEEKILVRKPSGD
- a CDS encoding RNA polymerase sigma factor, with protein sequence MPETPIDSWRITEQNRLFSEAMERNWPRLRNFLHRYARDTGEAEDILQDVFYELLEAYRMMKPIEHVSSWLFRVARNRVVDLFRKRKAASLSEPAMAEDDSSSLTLEDLLPSPDEGPDAIYARMIMLEAIEDAIEELPKEQREIFIAHEVMGVSFKDYAAETGVGVNTLLSRKRYAVLSLRQRLQSLYDEVAGEK
- a CDS encoding sigma 54-interacting transcriptional regulator encodes the protein MSLSALTRVSDNPHDNAPTLIGDSASTQRVRLQIERIGPHFRTVLVRGETGTGKERVARALHARSSRADEQFLLCHASVLAEDPSLLRSMLEKAIQGTLFIAGIEEIPIEAQKGFLRILDQRTGTKLIVSSTQDLRGMAAAGLFRHDLYHRLAIEIPLEPLRRRMEDLPSLAKHFLEKFSIQYERQIEEIAPEAWERLLTHSWPGNVRELENVIHNGVLQCSGTTLNPEDLSLSPSASTAVQSSDLRKAGSTLKLQDVIDQHVLRVLSDCSGNKVRAAEILGISRSTLYRMLEGSSEQRLQPQN
- a CDS encoding COX15/CtaA family protein; protein product: MATTTAASVRQAPHALVRYAWFVVAYNILVILWGALVRATGSGAGCGNHWPLCNGQVIPLSPRADTIIEFTHRCMTGGAIFFVPALLIWTFRSTIKGQAARLMAVASTILLVNEAILGALLVKLGYVTGNQSVGRVVMLSIHLSNTLLLLGALTLTAVMLKTGQLTRHLRLRGARATWIVIGLVATIVVGVSGSLAALGDTLFPVSSLRAAIEQDLSSSSPLLLRLRGVHPLSAFIAAAFVIWIITQAKRVGANRLATLVLILLGIQFALGVLDIVLLAPTWMQIVHLLGADLYWTALVTLSAQLLWKPTSHPAQY
- the proC gene encoding pyrroline-5-carboxylate reductase, with product MSDETYEVVAPTPAMPQLRVAILGTGKMGGILLQAFLKNNLLGPDQIFATVHHPDRAQALSAQYGIDVTTDNLEAAKQADVILLGVKPAQVPALIQHIRPALSPEKTILSIAASVKTHSIEEAAGHDLAVVRAMPNTPSMLAAGVTALCPGRFVSEEQMLIAQKVFQTVGRTVVVDEKHMDAVTGLSGSGPAYIYIIIEALAEAGVNVGLPRDVATLLAAQTTLGSARMVLETGYHPALLKDAVTTPAGCTVDGILELEEGGLRVTLIKAVKRATQRARELANG